The Novosphingobium resinovorum nucleotide sequence GCTGAAACCGCGAATTGAATAGTTTTCGCTATAGGTTCCCGTGATGCCGTTGCTGAACACGGCCGGATCAGTCGCGGCAATGACTGCGGTGATATCCTGCGCTTGCCGGTCGCTGATATATTTCTCGGTATAAGCCGCGACGCTGAACGGTGTTTCCATGAAATCCCGGTTGCCCAGAAACCCTGCACGCCCACCGGTCGCTACCTGCCCGCCCGCGTAGGGCTCGGAAGTGCTGCCTGGGGTGCCTGCACCATTACCCTCGACCCTGACCGGGCCGAGCTGGACCGCTCCGTCCGCTGCAACGGGCGCCCCTTCCAGGCGGACTGCGTCGCTGCCTTCGAAGCGGAAGGTCAAGCCAGATCCGGTGAGCAGGCGGCTGAGCGCTTCTGCCGGACTGTAGGAGCCGGACAGTGCAGAACTGTTTCGACCTTCGATCAACGGCCCCTGTCCGGTTACCTGAAGCCCGGATTGCTGACTGAAGATCGCCAGCGCCTCGCCCAGAGGCATTGACGGAACATCGAATGCTCGCTGCGCACTGGATTGGGCCATTGCCGGGGCCGACATCATCATTCCGGCAATCGCCGAGGTGCTCAAGAGCAACGCGCTGAAAAACGCCGGGCGTTGCCCGGTCCAATTTCCGCCGATCATATGAAATCTCCACCTGAGTTGACATGCAATTGCGACGCAATTGCGTGTTCAGAAGGAGGATGACTCAGGAAGGCGATTTTCCTGTGTGCCAAACAAAATAATTCAGAAAATTCCTTATTGTATTGACAAATAATGATTTATTTTCACCATTGTCTGGTCACGATGAGCAGCCAGGGCGTAATTTGCTGCACCGCCCCGCCATAAGGGGAAACCATGAGGCTGAGGCTGCGAGCGGGGCGACGGGCATCGTAGACGCCAGTTACAGTTCGCTGACGCAGATCGCGATCCGCTAAAATGATCCGTCCGTTGAACCAGGGACGCAGTTCATCAATGGCGTCTTCAATCGTACGATTCTGAAGAATGATGGATCGTCGGCTCCAGGAACCCGTCAACTGGGGTATCTGATGCCCATGGGTGATGCCCTCCGTGCCATCGACACTGACCCAATCACCTGCCTGCAATAAGGCATTGCCGGTCTGGCTATCTACGGCCACGCGGCCATGCAGCACGGCCACCGTTGCCCCACGCTTAATTTTGCGCACTTCAAATCCTGTGCCGAGGACGCGGGTTGATACGTCTCCCGCTGCCACGCGAAACACTCTGTGTGGATCGTGACGAACCTCAAACATCGCTCGTCCGGCCAGCAGCCTGACAGTGCGCTGGCCCGCACGATAATCGATGGCAACCGCGCTATCAGGCCCCAGTTCAATGTTAGAGCCGTCAGACAGTTGCACGGATTTCACCTCACCCGAACCGGTGACATGATCGGCTTCCATCCGGGTGACCATGGCGGGGCCGGCAAGGATAAGGCCGGCAACAGAGGCTGCCATGGCCATGGCAGCCTTCCCGTAATGCCTGCCAACGAAGTGTGCCGCCGCCCGCCGTCTGCCGCCTTTGAGCGTAGGAAGGGGCAGGGTGGCTGCATGCTGCGACACCGCGCCAAGCAGTCGGGCTGTTTCGCCCATTTCCTTCCACGCAGCAGCATGTGCCGAACTGGCCATAAGCCAATGCTCGAAACGCGTGGCCAACGATACGTCATCAGGTTCTTCACGCAGCGCGATGAACCAGTCTGCCGCCTGTCGCTCAGGCGTCTTGTCGCTCTCCATCAGGTGCTGGCCGGCCGATGATGGCCATGAAGCGGTGTCCATGATGAATAGATGATTGTGAGCACGATTTTTCCTGAACTTTATTGAACGCGCTCGATGTTAGAGCCCTAAACGCCTTTGCCGGTCGCAGATTTCCATGCCCTGCGCGATCAGATTTTGGGTATAGGACAGAGAGAGGCCAAGCTGTGCCGCGACATCCTTGAGCCTGAGGCCTTCAAAATGATAGAGGCGGATCGCTATCTTCTGGCGATCCGGCATGGCCTCGATCGCATCGAGCACAAGCTGCATTGCTTCCCGGCCCATGATCTGGGCTTCGACGGAGGGGCGCTCGTCGACGATATCGGGCATGTCTTCAGGAGCTAACGATGTTTCGCGGCGACGCCGGTTCCGTTCGAAAATCAGGTTGCGGATGACGCGCCTGACATATCCCACAGGTTCATGAATAATGGCGTTCTCGGCCTTGCGCTCCATCAGCAGCCAGGCATCGTGAACGATATCCTCCGCGCCTCGAACTTCGCCCGACACCTGCCGGGCGTACAAGACCAGCTTACCGAGATGTTCTTCATACAAGGCAAAGGGAGAGTGGGTTGGTTTCAAGGCCGGAAGCTCGGGTCACGCCTTGTTGGCGAGGGCGCGCCATGATTGGAGGGCGTAAATTCTGATCGCGGCCGGGGCTCAGATCTCGACGGCGAGATCATCGAAATCGGCCAGTGTACCGCCTTGCGCGATCAGTCTTTCATAGCTTTCGCGTCGCCGCAGATCGATTTCGCTGTTGCTGACTCCGCGCTTCCAATAGCCAGAGACGGCGACATCCCGCTTTTCCAACCCGGCGGACAGGAAATACTGCCGGATGGCCCGCATCTCACTGCGCTCGCCGGCGCCCCATAGAATGTGCGCAGCGGGGTCGTGAAGCGCTTCGGCCCTCTCAAGCAAGGCTGTGCCAGAGCGTCCGGCGCGGTTGCCAATCCTGTGCAGAACCAGGCCGGGAATGGCCGGCAGTTCGGCGAATGCGGCAGAATCGTCGGTCAAAATCCATCCTTCGCCCGCCAGACCTTCCGGCCATTGTTGCATCAGCGCAAACAATGCCGGTATTCCCGAAGCATCCAAAAACAGCGCCACGCGTCGCCCATTCGCCTGAGGAATAATCAGATGCTGGCGCGGACCGACGATCGTAAAACTGTCGCCGATTTTCAGGCTCGCTCCCCATTCCATCATGGGGCTGTCATGCGGATGCTGAACGATATCGAAATCGAACAGGGCAGTCTCGGGATCGTATCGGCGGACGGTATATATGCGCGATGCCTGATCAGAACCGAGCAGGATGCGAAACGCGACATTAGGCAGGGACCATTCCGCCGCCAGTTCATCAGTTTCCAACCGGGCTTTGATCCGCAACAGGCTTAGGCTCGGCCGAACCGCCGACACCACGGTTGCCGACACCTGTTGCAAGCCGCGATCATGCTCTGCTTCCCGCAGTTTACGGTCGGCATTCTCCGTCTCTGCTCCAGCTTGAACTCCTGGGCGCATCATGCAAACTCCGGTATCCGAATAATTAGTACCATGGGTATTACCTAATTAAATGCGCCAGATAGTCCAGCAATCTTTTGCGAGTCGGTCGCAATATGTCCGCAATGACGCCTGAACCCTTGCGTCCACGGCGCGGACGCCCGCCGAGCATCACGCGCGAGCGTATCGCGGCCATCGGGATCGAGATGGGACTGTCTGACCTGACATTCGTCGGCGTCGCGTCGCGCCTGGGGATAAGCCACAAGGCCCTATACAAGCATGTCCCCAGCATCGAGGCGCTCAGGGTGCTGGTGGCCGAGGAGATGTTCGGGAGCTGGTCGCTGCCTCCGGCCGACGAGGAAACGCTTGAGGCATATCTGCTGCGATTCAGCCAGTCGCTGCGGGATCTGGTGAGGTCGCATCCCGGTCTTGCCTGGTTTCTGGTCCGGCAAAAGGCAACTACCCCTGCGATGATGGCGAAAATATACGCTCACCACGAAGCAGTTTCCTCGAAATACGAGATTTCTCTCGATAATGCCCGTTGGCTGCTATCTACGATCGCGCTGCATTGCATCGCGCTTGCAGATACCGTTTTTGCCATTGTGCGAGAGGAAGGCGGCGTGCCGGATCAAAGTGAACCCAGCGCGCTGGAAATCGACTTCGAGCTGGGGATGCGCGCCCTTATCATCGGGGTCATGGTGATGCTGGAAGGGCGCAGGTAGCGTTTCAGGCACTGCACTTACACTGACCTCCGGATATCCTCGCGCCCGGCGCTTTGGCAACTTGCCCGAATCGCTTTCCACGAAGCCGTCATTTCGGAATCGGCCAGTCCATGGCATTCAGAACGGGAACCTGCCGGTCTGCACTTGCGAGCGTAAAATTGGCTGCTGAACGACCGGGAAGGGGCGTCTGCCGCTGGACCGCTTTCCGAGCTAAATCTTTGTAAGGCGGTCATTCTGCTTCCGAGCAGCGGCTTGCCGTCGCCAAATGGCTTGGACGGGTGGGGAGCGGACGTTGCGCTGGCCCACCCCGTCCGGCTAGTTCGCTTCGCTCTCAAGCCTCCCGGCCCTCCCGCTTGCGGGAGGGGGCAGGGGTGGGCAAAGCGCTACGTCAGCTTTGGGGCGTATCCTGCCTCTCATGAAATTCGTCATTGCGAGCGCAGCGAAGCAATCCAGGGCAGAGTTACACCGCCCTGGATTGCTTCGCTGCGCTCGCAATGACGAGGTGGGGAGCGGGTTGAAGGCGGTCCTCAACCACCCCTTTCCAGATACGTCACCGCCCTCGACAGGCTGGCGAACCCCTCCTGCAGATCCGGCAGCGCCCGCGCCGCGCGCGGGGTGAGCGACAGGTCGCCCGGCCCGCGTCGGGGCCGGGCGAACAGCTCTGTCCCCAAATCCCTCTCCAGCCGCGCGACCAGCTGGCCGACGGCGGAGGGTGTCACCTGCAGTTCCCGCGCGGCGAGCGCGAAGCTGCGGTTGCGCGCCACCGCCTCGAAGGCGCGCAAGGCGTTCAGGGGATAAGGCCCCGTCACTTTCCGTGCGCTTTCGTCAGGCGCGCGGGGTCACTCTGCGGCGACTGCGAGCGAGGCGGCGGCGTGGCGGTGCTCCGGGACCGGCAGGCCGAGGTGGCCGCGTAGGGTGCCGTGCGCGTATTCGGTGCGGAACAGGCCGCGGCTCTGCAGGATCGGCACGACCCGTTCGCGGAAAAGCGCGAACTCGTCCGGTGCACCGACGACGATGTTGAAGCCGTCCGCCGCGCGGCCGGTGAACCAGCGCTCGATTTCGTTCGCGATCGTCTCGGGCGAACCGACAAAGCCCTTGCCGCCTGGGTTCTGGCCGCGCTGGGCCGCCTGCCGCAAGGTCAGCTTCTCCTCGCGCGCGGTGCGGATGATCCGCTCGGCCGCGCCCTTGTAGCTGTTGAGCGTGACGCCGGTGAGATCGGGGAACGGTGCGTCCAGATCGTACTGGCTGAAGTCGTGGTAGTTGAACGCGCGGCCGAGCTGGACGAGCAGCTTGTCGATATCGAGGTTCTCCGCGCGCTCGCGCTCGATGCGGTGGGCTTCCTCATCCGTCTCGGCGATCAGCGGGAACAGGCCGGGGAGCACCTTGATCGCGTCCGCATCGCGGCCGAGCGCGGCGGCGCGCGCCTTGAGGTCGGCGTAGTACTGCTGGCCCGACGCGAAATCAGGGGAGGCGGCGAACGTGGCTTCGGCGATGTGCGCGCCCAGGTTGCGGCCTTCGTCGCTGTCGCCCGCCTGGAAGATCACCGGCTGGCCCTGCCGTGAGCGGGTGAGGGCCAGCGGCCCGGCCACCGCGAAATGGCGGCCCTTGTGGTCGAGGCGGTGCTGCTTGTCCTTGTGCAGGAACAGGCCCGATTGCTTGTCGCGCGGGAAGGCGTCATCTTCGTAGCTGTCCCATAGGCCCTGCACGACCTCGACGAATTCCTGCGCGCGTTCGTAGCGCACGGCGTGGTCGAAGTGCTCCTCCCGGCCATAGTTGCGTGCGGCGCCTTCGAGTCCGGTGGTCACCACGTTCCAGCCCGCGCGGCCCCGGCTGATGTGGTCGAGCGAACCGAACTGGCGCGCCACGTTATAGGGCTCCCAGTAGCTCGTCGTCAGCGTGCCGACGAGGCCGATGCGCGAGGTGTGCCCGGCGACGGCGGAAAGCAGCGTCAGCGGCTCCAGCCGGTTGAGGAAGTGCGGCGAGGTGTCAGGCGTGATGAACGGGGAATCGACGATGAACACCAGGTCGAACTTGGCGTCCTCGGCGAGTTTCGCGTTGGTGATGTACCAGTCGATGTCGACGCTGGCATCGCCCGGCACGTCGGGATGGCGCCAGTTGTACTGATCGTTGCCTACGCCGGTAAGTATCGCGCCAAGATGAAGCTGCCGTTCGCTCATGAGATTGTACCCGTTCGTCGATGATGATGGGCCGAGCGTAATCGACGTGGACACCCGCGAATAACGAGGGTTTCCCATAGCGATATTCGCGGCGCTAAACGGACGCGATCAGTATGACCAATTCTCAAGCGAGGGCTGCGACTTCCAATTTGTCTGATCGACAGGCCGCCCATACCCATCGCTTACCAGGTCAGGCCTCGGCGGCTATTTGACATCAAAACGCCGATATGAATGCCATGCTGGTGAGACATGCTGAAAAGGCCCTGCACGCTGCGACAGCGTGCGCGCCGGATGCACCCTGACCTCGGGGATATCCTTTTTCGAAAAACGACAGGTCGGGCCGGATTTCGCCGCTCCCGCAGCTTCCGTTCCGGGGGCCGGAGCGGTGCGCCCGACGCATATACAGGGGTGAACAATGCGCAAATCGGCACGCCATAAGGGCCATGCCTTGGGATCGGGCAGCAGCAGGCAGGCTCTGGGCTGCATGCTCGCACTGGCGGTAGGGGGGACGGCGACGCCCGCCTTCGCGGCAGACGAAGCGGAAGGCGCGGACAGCAGCGATGCGGCGGCGGAAATCCTCGTCGAAGGGACGCGCTCGCGCGGCTCGGTGGTAGAGGCCGGGCCGCTCGGCACGCGCACCATTCTGGAGACGCCGTTCTCGGTTTCCGCCGCCGATACCGACCAGATCAACCGCATCGCCGCGACGACGATCGACGCCGCGTTCAATTACGATCCATCCGTACGCTCCAACAATTCGGGGCTGGCATCGGGCAATACCTTCAGCATTCGCGGGCAGGCGGTGGACCTCACCAACGGCTACAAGTATGACGGGCTGGCCTTCCCCTACTGGTTTCAGGACCACCCGATCGAGGCGGTCGAGCAGATCCAGGTGCTGAAAGGCGCGGGCGGCTTCGTCTACGGCTATGCCTCGCCTTCGGGCGTGGTGAACTTCATCTCGAAGAAGCCGACCGACCAACTGGTCGCCACCGCCGGGTTCTCCTTGCGCAGTTCCAGCATCTGGCGCGCGCACGTCGATATCGGCGGGCCGCTGACCGAGACGGGTTCCACCGCATTCCGCCTCAACGCGGTGGAAGAACAGGGCACGCTCTACAACGGCGCCTACAACAAGAATACTTTCGCGCAGTTGTGGCTGCAGGGCGAGATCACGCCCGACCTGACGTGGAGCGTCGACGGCTATTACCAGCGCACATGGCAGGCGGGGCAATCGAACACCGTCAGCTTCACCACCGGGGTCACGTCGCTGGCGACGATGAGCGGGGCGGATTTCAACCTCGCCTCGAAATCCACGCACAAGTTCAACGACATCAATCAGGTGACCGGCCGCCTGAACTACCAGATCGCGCCTGACTGGAAGATTTCCGCCGCGCTGCGCTATTCGGCGCTGGACGAGCGGTTCACCGGCAATACCGCGCAGATCACCAACAATGCGGGCGATTATCGCGTCGGCGTGCTGGGGATGAACCGCAAGTTCACGTATCATGTCGGGCAGTTGTCGATCGACGGCACTTTCCATACCGGCGCGATCGAGCATGCCGTGGTCGCCGGGTTTGATTACTTGGACGTCGATTACGACTACGACTACAATCCGTACACGGCCACGCGGGTGCCAACGGTGTCGTACGACTTCAACCTGACCGGCAACATCTACGCGAACAACGTGCCCGACTGGGCTTTCGCTTCCTACACCCGCGCCGACGGGCAGGTGGTGACGGGCCGCCAGTTCCAGCGCCCGCCCGACTGGTTCCGCTATCAGGAAATCCGCCAGCGCGGCCTGTTCCTCAGCGATACGCTGAAGCTGGGTAATGCCGAACTGATGCTGGGCGGCCGCTACACCTTCTATACCGAGCGCAATTACGAGCCGGTGCTGGCGGATACGAACTACCGCGAGAACAGCTTCACTCCCGTCGCCGCGCTCAGCTACGACGTAGCACATGGCGTCCGAGCTTATGTTTCCTACGTGCAGGCCCTGCAGCGCGGCACGCAGGCCCCCGCCAATGCGCTGAACTATGGCGAGAGCTTCGGCCCGATCAAGAGCACGCAGTACGAGGCGGGCATCAAGGTCGATCGCGGCACCTGGGGCGCGACGCTCGCGGCGTTCCGCACCAAGGTGCCGTCCGAGTTCCTCGACACGACAAGCTACTGGGTGCGCGACGGCGAGCGGCGGTTCCAGGGTATCGAGTTCGACGCGCACTGGCAGGCGACGCCCGAAGTGCTGCTGAAGTTCGGCGCCGCCTATCTCGACGCGGTGCAGACCAAGGCATCGAGCGCGGCGCTGGTCGGCAAGAAGGTGCCGGGCGCTACCGCGTTCCAGACCTCGGGCTTCGTCGAATATTCGCCCGCGTTCCTGCCCGGCTTCTCGGCGTTCGGCGGCGTGCGCTATTCGGGCAAGGCTTACGGGCAGGTGACGAATACCTTCATCTACAAGCCGGTGACCGTCGGCGATGCGGGCATCTCCTATGAACTGCCGATCGAGGGGCGCTCGGTCACGGTTTCGGGCAATGTCCAGAACATCACCAATGAGCAGTACTGGGTGCCGGGCTCGGGCGGCGTCTCCTTGTCGGCGGGTGCGCCACGCACGTTCAGCCTGAACCTGACGGCCTCCACCGGGCCGATCGAGCGGCGCGATTCCGAGTGGAGCGAAGGCTCCGGAACCGGCGGCTTCTACATCGGCGCGGCGGCGGGCGGCACGAAGATCAACGACGGCAGCTTCGATATCCGCGCCCGCGTGAACCCCGCGCTGGGTGTGGATCGTAGTGGCCTGAAGACCTCGTACAAGACCGGATGGGAACTCGCCGGGAGGCTGGGCTATGACTTCGGCTTCCTGCGCACCGAACTCGAACTGGCGCGCCAGCAGTTCGATCTCGACCGGGTTGCGCTGAATTCGACGCGCATCGCGGTCGATCCGGTGGCCCGCTCCGCCGGGATCTACGACGATCCTTCCGGCACCACCCGCATCCAGTCGATCCTGCTCAACGGTCTGGCCGATATCGCCACCGGCTCGCGCTGGTCGCTGGAGGCGGGCGGCGGCATTGGCGTGGCGCGGATCAACCAGTACCGCTGGAAGCTGGAGGCGGACGAGAGCAGCACCTTCGCCTACGAGAACAAGGTGCGCTTCGCCTGGCAGGCCGTGGCCGGCGTGCGCTATGCCTTGTCGGACCGGCTCGATGCGACACTGCGCTATCGCTATCTCAATGTGTCCGACGCGTTCCTGCAGACGACCACCGCCAATGCCATCGAAGGCGCATTCCGCACGCATAGCGTGGTGGTGGGCCTGAACTACGCTCTGTAACCTTTCCGGCGGTTATGGAGCCCGATGACGAAGCCACCACGAGGGGGGTGGTGGCTTCGTCTCGGTCAGAAAGTCTCGACGAGATCGCGCATGGCTTTCAGGTCGGCGCCGTTCAGGGGGACGTAGCCGTCGTCCTCTTCGCCGTGGCGGGCGATGATCGCCTGCCCCTCGTTCGAGAGCAGGAAGCGCAGCAGGCCCTTGGCCGCCGGGTCGATCTGCCTGCCCGGCGCCTTGTCGACATAGATGTTGAGGAAGTACGAGATCGGCCATGCGCCCCGGTCCTTGCCCGCTTGAGGCAGGACGTAAGGGCCGCCGTCGCGTGCGGACAGCGGCAGGACGCGCACGCCTTCCGGTGCTTCGCCCGCGTCGATCCATGTCGCATAGCCGATGCCGCGAGGGTCCGCCGCGACGGCGGCGAGGATCGCCTTGCCGCTCGGCATCGCTTGGTAGCGGGCGCTGAAGGGAAGTCCGTCCAGCTTCGAGGCGCGCATGGCCGAGCCGAACCCGCCATCGTCGCGCGCACCGTAGACGTGGATCGCGCCTGCCGCGGCGCCCAGATTCGACCAGTCGGCAATGTCGCCGCCCGGTGCTCCGGCCGCGAAGACGCGCTTCACTTGCGCCATCGATAGTCCGGCAAGCGGGTTGCGCGCGTTGACGTAGATCGCCGGCGGCGTCTTGCCGTTCGCGCGGGGACCGTGGCCGGCATAGGCGATGCGGATGCGCACCGGATCGTAGCCCTTCACCTGCCGGAAGCCGTCGAGGTCGTTCTCCCACAGCTCACGGCCCATCGGCGCGAAGATCGTGGTTCCGGCCGTCAGCGCAGGCATCGCGGTGGAGGAGCCGCGCAAGTCGGCGGTGAAGCGCACCTTGGGCGCGTGACGCGCATAGGCGGCGAGCATGTCGGGCATGATCGTCGTCAGCGTATCGCTGCCGATGATCGACAGGCTGCCGTCCGGGGCGACGTAGCCCGCCTCACGCCGCGGGATCGTGATCCCGTGCAGCCTTGCGATCCGTTCCCGCGCATCGGTCAGCGCGGCGGCATCGAGCGGCTTGTACATCGCCAGTACCGCCTTCAGCCGCGTCTGTCCGTGGTCCGAGAACAGCGCCTGCAGCACCGGCTTCACCCGCTCATCGATGGCGCCGTCCTTGTCGCAGCGCGCGTAAAGGTAGAGCCCCTGCATCACTGGCACCGCCAGCGGCAGGCCGCCGGAAAAGCGGCGCACGGCGGCGCGCTCGATCACGGTCATCTCGCGCGGGATCACGGCGAGCGCGATGGTGCCTTGCGTCAGCAGCGGCATCGCTCCGGCAGGGCCGACGATGCGGGGGGACAGGCCGCTGGCTGCCGCTGCGACGGCATCCGTTTCCGGGCCACCGCCAATGGCAAGGCCACCGTCCGCCAGCACGTAGCGCGCCAGCAGCGGCTGCGCCTCGGGGATCGGCCCGCTGTCCTGCGCCGATGCGGAGCCCGCGAGCAGGGCGGCTGCCAGCGCGAAGCCAAGCGCGCGCCTCACTTCTTCACCTTGCACACTTTCGCGCCCGCGCGCGCCCATATGATCGCGGCGTCGAACAGCTTGCGGCCGGTATCGGTCATGCGGGTGAAGCTGTTGTTCTCCATGCCGATGAACACCCGGCGCGCGGGCGCGAGGTGGTCGTGGTCCATCGTCGCGCCCGCCTCGTAGCCGAACAGTGTCGCCTTGTCCGGTTCGCCCGGCCAGGTCATGATGACGTCGGCGCCGAGCCCGGGCTTGCCCCAGCCTGCGGGCGTGCGCGCCTCGGTCCAGGCGCCAAGGCCCGCCGGAATGCCCGCCGCCATCGGATGCGGCGCGCGCACCAGCCAGAAGTAGTGGCCGGTCTCCAGTTCGCCGAAGTCGGTGTCGCGGCGCAGCCCGGTCATCCACAAGTCGTCGAGAAGGTCGTTCTCCCAGGTCACCAGCGGCACGCCCATGTCGCGCCAGCGCGCGATCATGGGGCGGTTGGCGGTGAACTGGTTGGAGCGCACCGTCGAGGACATGACGACAAGGTCGAACCCGCAAGGGTCCGGCGCGCCGTCCAGCCCTTCGCTGGTGGTGACGGCGTAGCCCATCGCCTCCAGCCGCGCCTTGACCGCCGGGTCGGCCGAACCGCCGGGGGGATCGGCGCGCATCAGGAACAGCACCTTGCCGGCATCCGCCGCCAACGCCGGGGCGGGAGCCGTGCCGATGGCCAGCGCCAGCAGCGCGGCGGCGAATGCCTTGGTCATCGTCAGAACCCTCCGCTCAGGCCGACGAGGAAGCTGCGGCCCTCGCCCGGCGTGATCTGCGCGCGGGAGACGGTGCTGGCGATATAATACTGATTGGTGATGTTCTTGACGTTCACCGTCAGGCGCACCTTGTCGGCCAGCTTGTACCACAGGCTGCTGTCGAAGCGGGTGTAGCCGCCGACCGAGAAGGTGTTCTCCAGATTGCCCATGCGGTTGCTCGCCGCAACCACGCCGCCGCCGAGGCCGAAGCGGCTCAGCGGGCCGTCCACCGGCTCCAGCGTCACCCACAGGCTGCCGCTCCACTTGGGCACGCCGATCAGCTTGTTGCCCTTGGCGTAGTCGGTGGAGGAGCGCACGGTGGCGTCGGTATAGGCGCCGTTGGCGATGACCTTGACGCTCGGCGTGATCGCGCCGGACATGTCGAACTCGACACCCTGCGAACGCTGGACGCCCGCGTTGATGTTGTAGCCGACGTTGTTGGGGTCCTGCTGCGTCACGTTCTCACGCGTCAGCTGGTAGACCGACAGCGTGGAGGCAAGGCGGCCGCCGAACAGTTCGGCCTTGATGCCGGCCTCGTACTGCTTGCCCTTTTCCGGATCGATCGGCTTGCCGTCGATGGTCGGTTCGGGCTTGGACTGGAACGAGCGGGTGAAGTCGGCGAACAGCGAGACGTTCGGCACCGGCTTGAACACCACGCCCACGCGCGGCGACCATGCCTTGTCGTCCGAGGCATACTGGGTGGAGCCGTGGTCCGACTGCTGGGCATGGTCGTAGCGCACGCCGGCAAGCAGGTTGACATGCTCGCCGATGTCGATCTGGTCCTGCAGGTAGCCGGACAGCGACTTGGACTTCACCTCGCGGTCGGCGGCAAGGACGAACGTGCCCGGCTGCGCGCCGTATTCGGGGTTGTCGATGTCGATGCGGGCCAGCGTGGCCCGCGCGAAGGTACGGAAGCGGTAGGACTTCACATACTCGCCGCCGAACACGACCGTGTGCCCGATCCCTCCGGTGGAGAAGCGCGCGACCATGTCGGCCTGCGCATCGTAGTTGTGATTGTTCTCGTGCTGCTCGACGGCGGTGCGGGTGACGGTGCGCGCGCCGGTGATGGCATTGACGGCGACGGACGTGCCGTAATTGATGCCGAACAGGTCGAGCTTGCCCTCGTCGTAGTGGCCGATCTGGCGGACCGTCAGCCAGTCGGCCAGTTCATGCTCGATGCGGTAGTTGAACTCGTAGCGGCTGGATTCGGTGGTCGCCCAGGCTTCGCCCAGGAACCGCTCGCGCGGGAGGTTGACGACGAGATCGCCGTCGGCGTCGGTGGTGGCGACGATG carries:
- a CDS encoding PstS family phosphate ABC transporter substrate-binding protein; the encoded protein is MRRALGFALAAALLAGSASAQDSGPIPEAQPLLARYVLADGGLAIGGGPETDAVAAAASGLSPRIVGPAGAMPLLTQGTIALAVIPREMTVIERAAVRRFSGGLPLAVPVMQGLYLYARCDKDGAIDERVKPVLQALFSDHGQTRLKAVLAMYKPLDAAALTDARERIARLHGITIPRREAGYVAPDGSLSIIGSDTLTTIMPDMLAAYARHAPKVRFTADLRGSSTAMPALTAGTTIFAPMGRELWENDLDGFRQVKGYDPVRIRIAYAGHGPRANGKTPPAIYVNARNPLAGLSMAQVKRVFAAGAPGGDIADWSNLGAAAGAIHVYGARDDGGFGSAMRASKLDGLPFSARYQAMPSGKAILAAVAADPRGIGYATWIDAGEAPEGVRVLPLSARDGGPYVLPQAGKDRGAWPISYFLNIYVDKAPGRQIDPAAKGLLRFLLSNEGQAIIARHGEEDDGYVPLNGADLKAMRDLVETF
- a CDS encoding TonB-dependent siderophore receptor; translated protein: MYLHPSCLRAGTSTLALVLTTIAAPAFADEAADGAPQDVSSSEITVLGARSKDYKVDQLTTATRTGTSIMDVPQSIQFVPRDVIDDQQILDLTSALRNVSGIQAGTDAGNRSESFTIRGFRSSYYAIDSIMLSPAIETNDSYRDLANVERIEVLKGPASVLYGRGDPGGLINIVTKQPRFERGMNFSVQGGSNDFMRGQVDVTGPVDAAKTLAVRFIAAAQTGDTFRDVFQPYRRQFLSGSVLWQPTDRTRVIASLTYAHQKNQTDRGIVATTDADGDLVVNLPRERFLGEAWATTESSRYEFNYRIEHELADWLTVRQIGHYDEGKLDLFGINYGTSVAVNAITGARTVTRTAVEQHENNHNYDAQADMVARFSTGGIGHTVVFGGEYVKSYRFRTFARATLARIDIDNPEYGAQPGTFVLAADREVKSKSLSGYLQDQIDIGEHVNLLAGVRYDHAQQSDHGSTQYASDDKAWSPRVGVVFKPVPNVSLFADFTRSFQSKPEPTIDGKPIDPEKGKQYEAGIKAELFGGRLASTLSVYQLTRENVTQQDPNNVGYNINAGVQRSQGVEFDMSGAITPSVKVIANGAYTDATVRSSTDYAKGNKLIGVPKWSGSLWVTLEPVDGPLSRFGLGGGVVAASNRMGNLENTFSVGGYTRFDSSLWYKLADKVRLTVNVKNITNQYYIASTVSRAQITPGEGRSFLVGLSGGF